The nucleotide window CCTCACCGATGCGGCTACCTTGTCCACCCTGCTGGAGTGGGACTCCGTGAGCGGTCACCTCGACGGCGTCGCCGCGGATGAAGGAGTTCTGAGCGTGGGGGATCGCAACATCAGGGTCCTGTCTGAGCGCGACCCCGCCTCTATCCCGTGGGGATCGCTGGGGGTTGACGTCGTTATCGAGTCCACCGGGCTGTTCACAGCCGAGGACAGGGCCGCTGCCCATCTCCGGGGAGGTGCGAAGAAGGTGATCGTCTCAGCGCCGGCCAAGGGGGCTGTGCCCACCTTCGTGCTCGGTGTGAACGATGACGTGCTCGACGTGGGAGCGGCGGATGTGTTCTCCAACGGTTCGTGCACCACCAACTCTCTAGCGCCTCTGGCGAAGGTTCTTCACGAGTCCTTCGGCGTGGAGTCCGGCCTCATGACAACGGTCCATGCCTACACCGGTGACCAGCGCATCCATGATGCTCCGCACACTGATGTGCGCCGGGCGCGGGCCGCGGCCGCATCCACTATCCCGACCTCCTCGGGCGCCGCCAAGGCCATCGGCCTGGTCATCCCCGAGCTCGACGGACGCCTGACTGGTGCTGCGCTACGTGTGCCGGTCCTGGTCGGTTCTATCACTGACCTGACCGTCGTGACCTCTCGGCCCACCAGCGTTGACGAGGTCAACGAGGCCTTCCGACGGGCCGCGCAGGACGGTCCGCTGGACGGCTACCTGCAGTACTCTGAGGCGCCACTGGTCTCCCATGATGTTGTCGGCAACCCGCACTCCTCGATCTTCGACGCCCCGCTTACCGAAGTCATCGGCAATCACGTCAAGGTCTTCGGCTGGTACGACAACGAGTGGGGTTTCTCCAACCGACTCGTGGAGTTCTCCGAGAGGGTTGGCGCTCAACTGTGATGTCAGAGCGGGGAACCCGATGGGATGTTGCCGATCTTCGCTGCTGAGAGAGAGCAACGGACTTCTTGGGGTTGATTTCCCTCTGTGCTCGTAGGAATCTGCTTTACCCACAGTTGAAGAGAGCCTTCTTCACAGACCGGGGCAGGCACTCTCTCGAGTTATGACCTGCGTCGTATCTTCGTGGCCCATTAGATTTTAGGAGATGATTTAAAGAAAGTACGAAGCATATTTCCCCTGACAGGAAATAGAATATATTCTGTCGTAGTATAGTTTGCACAAGTCTGTCGGGCATTGTCTCAATATTAAGTGTCGAGATATGGCGGTCATGAAACAAGATCGTTTGTTTGGGTTTTTATTGGGAGGTGTTCAAAGTCGTAGTCGAAGGTGCGGCTGTTGATGTAGTCGATGAATGCTGCGCAGGTGTTCTCGGGGGTGTCTTTCTGGATGTTGGCGATGCTGGCCTTGGCGGCGTTCCAGACGTGCTCGGTCGGGTTGTGGTCCGGCGCGTAGGGCGGTAGGTAGATGAGTCTGAGGCTCTCGAACTGGCCTCCTGGCTCGATCATCTCCTTAAGAGCCCTGGCGTGATGGAAGGCGGCGTTGTCCAGTACCACGGCGATCTTGTTGGCGCCTGTTTCCCTGATCAAGCGGGCCAGGGCCAAGATGATCTGCTCGGCGTTCTGGTTTCCCTCAATGGGGTAGACCTTCATCTTCTTACTGCGCAGGCTCAAGGCCCCGAAGAAGGAGTGCGCCGAGCGCGTGCGATCGACGTGGATCTTGGTCCGCTCGCCCTTGGGCAGCCACATGCGGCGGGTCTCGGCCTCGTGCTCGATGCGGACCTCATCGACGGTGCACACCTCCCACCCACCGGCCAGCAGGTCGGCGACCTCCTGGCGGATCTGGGCCATGCGCTGGGTGATGGCCTCTTCGTCGCGGCGCTTGTCGAAGGGGTCGGCCAGTTTGAAGCTCATGCCCAAGAAGCGCATCAGCAGCTGGTAGGAGGAGTTAGAGGCGTACTGGACGCCGAACCTGGCCTGGACCACATCACGCAGGGCAGGCACGTCCCAGAACTGGGCCTTGATCCCCGACTGCTCGGGCGGCAACCTCAGCGCCTCTTCGAGCTGGGCTTTTTGATCCCCGGTGAGCTTGGCCGCGTTCTGATTTCCGGCATGACCGCTGACCACCGAGCACAGCCTGGAGCGCCGCCAATCCGAGAGCCATTCCCTCACGGTTCTCGCGGTGCGGTCGACCATCTCAGAGATGATGCCCGTATCAACACCGCGGGAGGCGTAGAGAACCGCCTCGGCTTTCAATCTCACAAGAATCAGCGTGTCATTGCGCTTCTTCCACCTCAAAAGGACCTCGCGCTCTTCCGATGTCACATCAACCCTCATACACCCATTTTATACCGCGCCCGCGCTAAACTCCACCCAAGAACGCACCGGAATACGATTTTGTTTAAAGCCAGCCAGAACAAGGGGAACAGGGTTCTTGGGCCAATCAATGGAACGCTGTTTATGAACATTGTTCCAGTGACTACTTTCACTATCGTCAGTTTAGTTAGCGGGGTGGCTCCCAGTAGTTATGCGGTGGTGGGGGTTGCTTGTGTCATCTGCGGGCTGGTTTTTAATAACGCATGCATGCGGATGTCCTCTCGGGTGAGATAGGCCGGAGGCTCCGAGGTGCAGGGGGGGCATGAAAGGCTGGGTGAAGTGGCTCGCTCGGCACCCCACCCAGCCTCTATCTTGCCTCAGCACGCTTTTCTATTGCGGTCTTCATTCAGTCCGTGAACAGCGTGCCCTCCAGGTAGGCCCGGGCCTTGCGGGCGTACTGAAGGGGGTTGGCGATGGCCGGGTCCTGCTCGGCTTCCACCAGGATCCAGTCGCGGTACCCGTGGTCGATGAGGAACCGGTAGGGCTCGGTGAAGTCGATGGTGCCATCCCCCGGAACGGTGAACATGCCCGCCAGGAAGGAATCGAGGAAGGAGCGCTCGGCCGCGCGGGACTCCTCCAGCTTCTTGGGGCGCACATCCTTGAAGTGCACGTGCTTGACCCGCTCGATGGTCTGGCGCAGCAGCCCCATGACATCGCCGTCACCCACATAGGCGTGCCCGGTGTCGAACAGCAGGGAGACCCTGGCGGGGTCGGTCAGCTCCATGAGCCGCACCGTCTCATCCTTGGTCTGGATCACCGTGCCCAGGTGGTGGTGGTAGACCAGCGCCAGGCCGTGCTCGTGGGCGATCCCGCCCAGGCGGTTGAGGCCCTCGGCCAGGACGGGCCACTCCTCCTCGCTGAGCACCGGCTTATTGGTGAAGATGCAGACATCGCGCTTGCCCTGCACCGAGCCGGTCTGCTCGGAGACCACGATGCGGGTGGCCCCCAGGTACTCCAGGTAGGAGCAGGTGGCCTCGAAGTCGGGGATGACCGCCTCCACGCCGTCGCGCACGATGAAGGAGGAGAACCACTGCGCCACGATGGCGATGCCGCGGGCCTCGGCGGCCGCCTTGACCTCCTCCTTGGGCGGGAAGAACCCGGCGCACTCGGTACCCGCATAGCCGGTGTCGGCCAGGTCGAGCAGCATGTCCTCCAGGGTGTTGAAGGCGCCGACCTCGGGGATGTCGTCATTGCGCCAGGTGATGGGGTGCATGCCCCAGCTGATGCCGTGGGGGTCCTTGATCGCGGTGGTGGGGTCGAGTCGGAAGGCCATGGTCCTCTCCTTCATTGGCGGGTTCATCGGCTAGGTGGTGTGGGTGGATCGGCGGCCGGTCACTGGCCGCATGCGGGTCGCGGGGTGGCGCCTGCGGGGCTGCCGGTGGGCTGATCGCCGGCGGGTCATCGCGGGCGGGGCGGTGGGGAGGCGGGGCCGACGACGATGGGCGGGTTCGCCGTCGTCGTCGGCCCCGGAGTGGTGGGGATCAGGAGTAGCGCGCCTCCATCTCGGCCTCGATCTGCTCCAGGGACTTATCGGAGGTCTCGGGCATGATGCGCAGCAGGATGACGGCGATGACGAGGTTGAGCACCCCGTAGATCGTGTAGGTGTAGCCCCCGCCGAGGGTCTCCATCATCCGCGGGAAGGTCCAGGTGATGATGGCATTGGCCGTCCACATGCAGAAGATCGCCGTGCCATTCATGACCCCGCGCACGTTGGCGGGGAAGAGCTCGCCCATCATCGTCCACACCACGGTGCCGTTGGAGGACTGGACGATGAGCATGAAGACCGACATGAGCGCCAGGATGAGGTAGGCGGCCCAGGCCGGCGGGGCGGTGTGCTCGGCCATGTGCGGGGCGATGAGGAACTGGAAGGTCGCGGCGATGCCCAGCAGGCAGATGCCCACGCCGGTGACGTCGGCGATGAGGATCTGGCGCCGGCGGAACCTCATGATGAGCCAGATCCCGATCGCCGAGCCGATGACGCTCATGACCCCGTTGGCCACCTGCGCGGTGATCGCCGAGGAGGTGGACATGCCCGCGTACTCCAGCACCTTGGGCGCGTAGTACATGACCGTGTTGACGCCCGTGGTCTGGTTGACCACTGCCAGGAAGATGCCCACGCCCAGCAGCTTGCGCAGCCATGGCGTGGCCAGGACGTAGCCCAGGCCGCGTGAGCGGGCCTCCTCGGCGATCTCGTGCTGGCGGGACTCGGCCATCTCCATGAGCTCATCGACCAGGGGACCGTCCTTGTCCTCATCGCGCACCCGCTTGAGCGCGCCGATGGCCTCGTAGAGCCGCTCCTTGGCCACGTACCAGCGGGAGGACTCGGGCATGAGGCGGATGCCGATCCACAGGGCGATGGCGGGCAGGGTGCACAGCACGAGCATGTAGCGCCAGGTCTCGCCGTTGCCCCAGGAGATCACCAGCTGGTTGAGGAAGGCGTGGTACTCATCGGCGCTCATGGTGCCCCCCTGGGAGGCCTGGAGGGAGCGGATGGTGTCGTAGGCGTACTCGCCGGGGGCCAGCGTGCCCGAGGGGTCGGCCTCGATGGCGATGCGCGGGCCGCCCTGGACGTGGCTGATTGCCGCGTTCATGGCGAAGGCCAGGAGCTGGCCGGTGACGATCATCAGCTGGTCGATGGCCACGATGGAGCCGCGGATGCGCTTGGGCGCCGTCTCGGCCAGGTAGACCGGGACCGTGGCTGAGGCCCCGCCGACGGCGAAGCCCAGGACGACCCGGAAGGGGTACATGACCCACACGTTGGGCGCCAGGGTGGTGCCCAGGGCGCCGACGACGAAGAGGATCGCCAGCAGGGTGATGTTGTGCCGGCGGCCGTAGCGGTCCGACAGGCGCCCGCCGATGAGCGCCCCCAGGGCCGCCCCCACCAGGAGGGTGCCGCCGATGGCCCCTTCCTCGAAGGAGGTCAGCTGCAGGCCTTTGGCCGCGAAGGGCATGTACATGAAGGGCAGGGCCCCGGAGATGACGCCGGTGTCGTAGCCGAAGAGCAGGGAGCCCAGCGTGGCCACGGCGGCCACAGCGAAGATGCCGCGGTGCTTGCCCGAGGGCGGTGTCTGGTCCACCGCCGCCTGCATCTGCTCCTTGGTGATGCCTCGTAGGGAGAGGCCGGTTGATGTCTGGCTCATATGCGGGTGTGCTCCTGTGACTCAGGCGCCGGCGGGTGCGGCGGGGGTGGTGGGGGCTGAGGGGGGCGCGGTGGCGGCGCCCTGCGCGCCGGGGGCGCGGTCGAAGGTGGTGGGGCCGGCGACCCGTGGCACATCGTGCCACTGGCCGTCGGCGGCGGAGGCGACGATGGCCTGGTCGACCTCCGCGGCGCACCAGGCGTCGGCCGCCGAGGGGGCGATCTGCTCGCCGGTGAGGATCGACTCCAGGAACTGGGCCGCCTCGATGCTCTTCATGTCGTCGAAGCCCATGGAGGTGCCGATGGCGGGCTGGAAGCGCTGCCACTGGCCCCACTGGGGGCCGGCCATGGCGCGGGTGTAGCCGTGGACGGCCCCGCCGTCCAGGCCGGTGCACACCTCGAGCTCGTTGAGTCGCTCGAAGTTCCAGCGGGCCGAGCCGCCGGTGCCGTAGACCTCGACGACGTACTCGGCGCGCGGGCCCACGCTGACACGGCAGGACTCCATCGTCCCCACGGCCCCGCCGTCGAAGCGCACGAGCATGGACACGTAGTCCTCGTTGCCCACGGGGCCCACCTCCTCGCCGATCTCGAAGCCGGAGTGGCCGATGCCCATCTTGGTGGGGATGGGCCGCTCGGTGATGAAGGTGTCGGTCAGCGCGCTGACCGAGGCGATACGGCCCACGACGTACTGGGCCAGATCGGCCCCGTGGCTCATGAGGTCGGGCACGACGCCGGCGCCCGCCTTCTCGCGCGAGGCCCGCCAGGTCAGGGGACTCAGCGGGGAGGAGTTGTAGTCGGCGATGAACCACACCCGCACATTCGTGATGCGCCCCAGGGCGCCTGAGCGGACCAGGGAGCGCATGTACTCGATGGCCGGGGTGTGGCGGTAGTTGAAGCCCACGGCGGTGACCAGGCCGGCGTCCTGGGCCGCCTGGGCGATCTGGCGGGATTGCTCGGCGCTGATGCCCATGGGCTTCTCGATCCAGAAGGGCTTGCCGGCCTCGACGGCGGCCAGGGCCATCTCATGGTGGAGGAAGTTGGGGGCGCAGATGGAGACCGCCTCGACCTGCGGATCGGCCAGCAGCTCCCGGTAGTCGGCGTAGGCCCGCTCGAAGCCCAGGTCCTCCACGGCCTCGGCGCGGATCTGCTCGACCGGGTCGGCTGCAGCCACCAGCCGCGGGGCCACCCCCAGCTCCGGGAAGCGCTCGGGTATTGATCGGTAGCTGCGGGCGTGGAGGCGCCCCATCCACCCCAGTGAGATGACACCGACGCCCAGGGGTCTCTTCTTGGTCATGAATTTTCCTTTCCGACGGCCTTGTCGGGTGCTGCGGCAGCAGCGCGGTAACAGGGGGAACGCGCGTCAGCAACGGCGTAACGGGACCGTATCAGAACCTACTTTGTCAGGACAAGGGCTTGGGTGGGCGTTTCGTGGAGGAGCGCACCGCCAGGTAGGGGCGCACCGTTCGTGTGGCAGGGGCCCGCCCCGCGCGCCCGGATCCTTGGGCCTCCTCGGAGGTGAGCAGCTCGACGGCGGCGCGCGCCAGCCGCTCGGGGCGCTGGTCCACACTGGTCAGGTCGAACTCCGGGCGGGAGGCCAGGCGCGTGTTGTCATAGCTGGCCACGGCCAGGTCGGGGCCCACCCGCTGGCCCAGGTGGTGGGCGGCCGCCACGATGTTGATGGCCAGCAGGTCGTTGTAGGCCACCACGGCCACCGGCCTGCGGCGCCCCTCCAGGGCGGCCTCCAGGGCCAGCAGGGCACCGCCGGTGCAGCGGATCTCCTGGGCGCTCATCCCCTGGCGCCGGGCCTCCCGGAGGCAGGCCCCGGCCCGCTCCGCCGCCAGGTGCTCGTGCATGGGCGCGGCGGGGGTCAGGAATGTCAGGTGCCGGTGGCCCTGCTCGCGCAGGTGGGACACGATCTGCTCGGCGGCCTGGGACTCATCCATCCGCACCGTGCGCACGGGGGAGTCGCTCAGGCCTCGGTCCAGCAGGCACACCGGCAGGCTGCGGCCCAGCCGCTCGATCTCCTCGGGCTCCAGGCGCGTTCCGGGCAGGATGAGGCCGGTGGGCCGCATGCGCCGCGCCTCCTCGAGCGTGGCCCGCTCCAGCCCGGCCTCCAGGTCCGAGGCCAGGACGACCAGGCTGCGCCTGGCCTTGAGGCAGTAGTGGCGCAGGTGGCGCACGAGTGTGTCGAAGAAGGGGTTGTCCAGGTAGGGCAGGATGACCACGATGCGCCGGGAGCGCTGCGAGGCCAGCTCGCTGGCCGCCGCATGGGGCTGGTAGTCCATCTCCTGGGCGATGCGCAGCACCTTGGCGCGGGTCTGCTCGGAGATGCGCCCGTTGCGGTTGAGCACATGGGAGACCACGGATCGGGACACGCCCGCGGCCCGTGCGACATCGAGTTGGGTGACGTGGCGCCCGGCGCCATCGCCGTGGTCCTTCCGCGCCTCGCGGCCGTCTGGGGGTCTGGGTCCCTGCGGTCCCGCCCCCTGACCGGTCATGGCTGCGCTCCCGGGGAGCGCGGTTCCTGGGGCCGGGGCTGCGGGCGGGGGGATGATACTGCGCCGTCGATGTCCGGCCGATACTCTGCTGCCATTCTATTGGTGCTCCACGATTCTCCTGTCGACATTCAGCATTCATTCAATATCGCTGTTGACAGGGGTGATGCGTTCTCGATGCGAGTCCGCAATGGGGTCGGATGGGATCGATTGGTTGACCAGTTGATGATATGCATCCCTGAAGAGCGGGAGCAGACATCAATCACCGACGGTAGGCAGAGAGTACTTCGGCTTGTCAAGGGTGGGAGGGCCCATTGCGGGTGCCGATGAGGGATTCTTAGGCTTCTCGTGTCCGGATAGGGATGGCGGTGGTGGTCATTCCGCTATCGCCTCCCGCAGCCCTCCGGCGCTGGGCGGCGGCACTGCTGTCGCGCTCAATCCGGGATGAGCGCCCACTGGCCGCTGCTGCGTCACCGGGGTCTGGGGCGCCGATCCCGGCCTCGGAGCCTGCGGTGCCGCACCACTCATTCACCGTGTCAGAAAGGAAAGCTCTCATGTCCAGCACGCTTGCCCGCCGCCTTGCCGGTGCGGCCTCCGCCATCCTGCTCGCGGCCGGTGCCGTGATCCTGCCCGCCTCGCCCGCCAGCGCCGCCGAGCGCGACGGCGTGTGCGATGTCGGAGAGGTCTGCTTCCACTTCAACAGTGGTCAAAAGGGCGCGATCTCCGACTTCACCGGCTCCGTGCGCAACTACGGCTCCAGTCAGCCCGGCTGCTATGAGTTCAAGAGCCCTGACCCGAAGGCCAAAGGTCGCGGAGAATGCATGAAGAACAATGCCGCCTCGGTGACCAACCGCACGAACTACCCGGTGATCGTCTACTACAACTCCAACTACGGGGGCAGGAGCCAGGTCATCCCCGCGGGGGCCTCGGCCGATCTTGACAGCGGCCTGAAGAACCAGAACGCCTCCCACTACGTGGATATCCCGAAGCCCTGCGTGGGCGTCTGCCCGGTGTGAGCCGTCGGCTCCTGCGTTGTTCCGCCCTGGGGGCGGGTACCGAGTCTCGGTACCCGCCCCCAGGGCCTGGGCCCGGAGGGCGTCAGCCCAGGCGCACAGGCTGGCCGCTCCGGGCCGACTCGGTGGCCGCCTCCGCCAGTCGCAGCGCCTCAATGGCATCGGCGATGGAGGTGGGGGGAGTACTCCCCTCCTCGACGGCCTCGATGAATGCCGACAGCTCCAGGCGGTAGGCCTCGGCGTAGCGCTCCAGGAAGAAGTCCAGGTAGGGCTCCTGGGCGTCGGTGACCTCGGCGGTGGACAGGCGCACCGTGGTGGGGCGGATGTTCTCGGCCAGCAGCGCCCCCTCGGCCCCGGAGGCCTCCAGGCGCTGGTCGTAGCCCGAGGCGCAGTGCCGGTTGTTGATGATCGTGGCCACCGCGCCGCTGGCCGCGCGCAGCGTCACCACCGCGGCGTCGAAGTCGC belongs to Actinomyces capricornis and includes:
- the gap gene encoding type I glyceraldehyde-3-phosphate dehydrogenase, with the translated sequence MTVRVGINGFGRIGRTYLRAALANNAEVEVVAVNDLTDAATLSTLLEWDSVSGHLDGVAADEGVLSVGDRNIRVLSERDPASIPWGSLGVDVVIESTGLFTAEDRAAAHLRGGAKKVIVSAPAKGAVPTFVLGVNDDVLDVGAADVFSNGSCTTNSLAPLAKVLHESFGVESGLMTTVHAYTGDQRIHDAPHTDVRRARAAAASTIPTSSGAAKAIGLVIPELDGRLTGAALRVPVLVGSITDLTVVTSRPTSVDEVNEAFRRAAQDGPLDGYLQYSEAPLVSHDVVGNPHSSIFDAPLTEVIGNHVKVFGWYDNEWGFSNRLVEFSERVGAQL
- a CDS encoding IS630 family transposase — protein: MRVDVTSEEREVLLRWKKRNDTLILVRLKAEAVLYASRGVDTGIISEMVDRTARTVREWLSDWRRSRLCSVVSGHAGNQNAAKLTGDQKAQLEEALRLPPEQSGIKAQFWDVPALRDVVQARFGVQYASNSSYQLLMRFLGMSFKLADPFDKRRDEEAITQRMAQIRQEVADLLAGGWEVCTVDEVRIEHEAETRRMWLPKGERTKIHVDRTRSAHSFFGALSLRSKKMKVYPIEGNQNAEQIILALARLIRETGANKIAVVLDNAAFHHARALKEMIEPGGQFESLRLIYLPPYAPDHNPTEHVWNAAKASIANIQKDTPENTCAAFIDYINSRTFDYDFEHLPIKTQTNDLVS
- the iolE gene encoding myo-inosose-2 dehydratase; the protein is MAFRLDPTTAIKDPHGISWGMHPITWRNDDIPEVGAFNTLEDMLLDLADTGYAGTECAGFFPPKEEVKAAAEARGIAIVAQWFSSFIVRDGVEAVIPDFEATCSYLEYLGATRIVVSEQTGSVQGKRDVCIFTNKPVLSEEEWPVLAEGLNRLGGIAHEHGLALVYHHHLGTVIQTKDETVRLMELTDPARVSLLFDTGHAYVGDGDVMGLLRQTIERVKHVHFKDVRPKKLEESRAAERSFLDSFLAGMFTVPGDGTIDFTEPYRFLIDHGYRDWILVEAEQDPAIANPLQYARKARAYLEGTLFTD
- a CDS encoding MFS transporter, which codes for MSQTSTGLSLRGITKEQMQAAVDQTPPSGKHRGIFAVAAVATLGSLLFGYDTGVISGALPFMYMPFAAKGLQLTSFEEGAIGGTLLVGAALGALIGGRLSDRYGRRHNITLLAILFVVGALGTTLAPNVWVMYPFRVVLGFAVGGASATVPVYLAETAPKRIRGSIVAIDQLMIVTGQLLAFAMNAAISHVQGGPRIAIEADPSGTLAPGEYAYDTIRSLQASQGGTMSADEYHAFLNQLVISWGNGETWRYMLVLCTLPAIALWIGIRLMPESSRWYVAKERLYEAIGALKRVRDEDKDGPLVDELMEMAESRQHEIAEEARSRGLGYVLATPWLRKLLGVGIFLAVVNQTTGVNTVMYYAPKVLEYAGMSTSSAITAQVANGVMSVIGSAIGIWLIMRFRRRQILIADVTGVGICLLGIAATFQFLIAPHMAEHTAPPAWAAYLILALMSVFMLIVQSSNGTVVWTMMGELFPANVRGVMNGTAIFCMWTANAIITWTFPRMMETLGGGYTYTIYGVLNLVIAVILLRIMPETSDKSLEQIEAEMEARYS
- a CDS encoding Gfo/Idh/MocA family protein, with the protein product MTKKRPLGVGVISLGWMGRLHARSYRSIPERFPELGVAPRLVAAADPVEQIRAEAVEDLGFERAYADYRELLADPQVEAVSICAPNFLHHEMALAAVEAGKPFWIEKPMGISAEQSRQIAQAAQDAGLVTAVGFNYRHTPAIEYMRSLVRSGALGRITNVRVWFIADYNSSPLSPLTWRASREKAGAGVVPDLMSHGADLAQYVVGRIASVSALTDTFITERPIPTKMGIGHSGFEIGEEVGPVGNEDYVSMLVRFDGGAVGTMESCRVSVGPRAEYVVEVYGTGGSARWNFERLNELEVCTGLDGGAVHGYTRAMAGPQWGQWQRFQPAIGTSMGFDDMKSIEAAQFLESILTGEQIAPSAADAWCAAEVDQAIVASAADGQWHDVPRVAGPTTFDRAPGAQGAATAPPSAPTTPAAPAGA
- a CDS encoding LacI family DNA-binding transcriptional regulator; translation: MSRSVVSHVLNRNGRISEQTRAKVLRIAQEMDYQPHAAASELASQRSRRIVVILPYLDNPFFDTLVRHLRHYCLKARRSLVVLASDLEAGLERATLEEARRMRPTGLILPGTRLEPEEIERLGRSLPVCLLDRGLSDSPVRTVRMDESQAAEQIVSHLREQGHRHLTFLTPAAPMHEHLAAERAGACLREARRQGMSAQEIRCTGGALLALEAALEGRRRPVAVVAYNDLLAINIVAAAHHLGQRVGPDLAVASYDNTRLASRPEFDLTSVDQRPERLARAAVELLTSEEAQGSGRAGRAPATRTVRPYLAVRSSTKRPPKPLS
- a CDS encoding peptidase inhibitor family I36 protein; the protein is MSSTLARRLAGAASAILLAAGAVILPASPASAAERDGVCDVGEVCFHFNSGQKGAISDFTGSVRNYGSSQPGCYEFKSPDPKAKGRGECMKNNAASVTNRTNYPVIVYYNSNYGGRSQVIPAGASADLDSGLKNQNASHYVDIPKPCVGVCPV